Proteins encoded by one window of Lutibacter sp. A64:
- a CDS encoding sugar O-acetyltransferase codes for MWVEPPFYCDYGYNISVGENVFLNFNCCVLDAMPVKIGNNVLVGPNVQIYTATHPINAKERATMLEFAKPITIGNDVWIGGGAIICLGVTIGNGVVVGAGAVVTKNIPDNVFAAGNPAKEIKKIDN; via the coding sequence TTGTGGGTAGAGCCCCCATTTTATTGCGATTATGGCTATAATATAAGTGTTGGAGAAAATGTTTTTTTAAATTTTAACTGTTGTGTGTTAGATGCTATGCCAGTTAAAATTGGAAACAATGTACTTGTAGGACCAAATGTTCAAATATATACAGCAACCCATCCAATAAATGCAAAAGAAAGAGCAACTATGTTAGAGTTTGCAAAACCAATTACAATTGGAAATGATGTCTGGATTGGTGGTGGAGCAATAATTTGCCTAGGAGTTACCATAGGAAATGGTGTTGTAGTTGGAGCCGGAGCTGTAGTAACTAAAAATATACCTGATAATGTTTTTGCAGCTGGTAATCCTGCTAAAGAAATAAAAAAAATTGATAATTAA
- a CDS encoding nucleotide sugar dehydrogenase — MKKQIKIAIIGLGYVGLPLARLFATKYNVIGFDINKERIAELNNGVDSTLEVSEDVLKNVLVTNSESEKGLYCTTSLEDIKDCNYYIVTVPTPVDKKNKPDLTPLIKSSEAVASVLKQNDIVIYESTVYPGATEEVCVPILEEISGLNFNKDFYVGYSPERINPGDKEHTVDKILKVTSGSTHKIGKKVDELYTSVITAGTHLAPTIKVAEAAKVIENSQRDINIAFVNELAKIFNLLKIDTQAVLEAAGTKWNFLPFKPGLVGGHCIGVDPYYLAQKAQEVGYHPEIILAGRRMNDSMGNYVASEVVKLLVQQDIKVKNSRILVLGITFKENCPDVRNTKVVDVIENLKEFGTDVTIFDPWANSAEVKQEYGIETFRNMPQNKFDGIVLAVSHKEFLEIDFNKYLNPKGIIYDVKGFLNCKVQGKL; from the coding sequence ATGAAAAAACAAATAAAAATAGCAATTATAGGTTTAGGTTATGTAGGGTTGCCTTTAGCTAGGTTATTTGCAACTAAATATAATGTAATTGGTTTTGATATCAATAAAGAACGTATTGCTGAATTAAACAATGGGGTAGATAGTACTTTAGAGGTTTCAGAAGATGTTTTAAAAAATGTGCTTGTAACAAATTCAGAAAGTGAAAAAGGGTTGTATTGTACTACTTCATTAGAAGATATAAAAGATTGTAATTATTATATTGTAACAGTGCCAACGCCAGTTGATAAAAAAAACAAGCCAGATCTAACTCCATTAATTAAATCGAGTGAAGCTGTTGCAAGTGTTTTAAAACAAAACGATATTGTTATTTACGAATCTACAGTTTACCCAGGAGCAACAGAAGAAGTTTGTGTTCCAATTCTAGAAGAAATCTCAGGGCTTAATTTTAATAAAGATTTTTATGTTGGTTATTCTCCAGAACGTATTAATCCAGGAGATAAAGAACATACTGTTGATAAAATATTAAAAGTAACTTCGGGTTCAACGCATAAAATTGGTAAAAAAGTAGATGAGCTTTATACATCTGTAATTACCGCAGGAACACATTTAGCGCCAACAATTAAAGTTGCTGAAGCTGCAAAAGTGATAGAAAATTCGCAAAGAGATATTAATATTGCTTTTGTAAACGAATTGGCAAAAATATTTAATCTATTAAAAATTGATACGCAAGCGGTATTGGAAGCTGCAGGTACAAAATGGAATTTTTTACCATTTAAACCTGGTTTAGTTGGCGGACATTGTATTGGTGTAGATCCATATTACTTGGCGCAAAAAGCACAAGAAGTTGGTTATCATCCAGAAATTATTTTAGCAGGTAGGAGAATGAATGATAGTATGGGCAATTATGTAGCATCTGAAGTGGTAAAACTTTTAGTGCAACAAGATATTAAAGTAAAAAATTCAAGAATTTTAGTTCTAGGAATTACTTTTAAAGAAAACTGTCCGGATGTTAGAAATACAAAAGTAGTAGATGTAATAGAAAATCTAAAAGAGTTTGGTACAGATGTTACTATTTTTGATCCTTGGGCAAATAGTGCAGAAGTTAAGCAAGAATATGGTATTGAAACATTTAGAAATATGCCTCAAAATAAATTTGATGGAATTGTATTAGCAGTTTCTCATAAAGAATTTTTAGAAATAGATTTTAATAAATATTTGAATCCGAAAGGAATTATATACGATGTAAAAGGTTTTTTGAATTGTAAAGTACAGGGGAAGCTGTAG
- a CDS encoding ABC-F family ATP-binding cassette domain-containing protein, which translates to MLNVHNLSVSFAGSDLFSGITFKLNKGDRIGLIGKNGAGKSTLLKVISQDIESSGGTMAFDKDVRIGFLRQDIDFEEGRTILEEAYQAFEEIKQIEAKLDQINLELAERTDYESDYYHDLMVDINEYTHRYELLGGYNYKGNTEKILQGLGFQREDFDKLTSTFSGGWRMRIELAKLLLQNNDILLLDEPTNHLDIESIIWLENFLKNYAGAIVLVSHDKMFLDNVTNRTIEISLGKIYDYKKPYSQFLLLRGEIKEKQLQAQKNQEKEIKATQLLIDKFRAKANKATMAQSLIKKLDKVERIEVDNDDNAVMNVRFQISKEPGKIVVEAEDLSKSYGDKHVLENVNLLIERNSKIAFVGQNGQGKSTLAKILVGEIAHGGHLKLGHNVEIGYFAQNQSEYLDPEKTVLEIMEDAANDTNRMRVRDMLGSFLFGGEAVDKKAKMLSGGERNRLALCKLLLSPFNVLIMDEPTNHLDIASKNVLKQALQNFDGTLIVVSHDRDFLQGLTTTVYGFKDKVIKEYLGDIDFFLEQHQIENLREAEKRTVVEKKPNKVKKETVQLSRAEEKELKRLKNKLAKIEVEIDTLEKEILELDVALEKDYESKAAEPDFFENYKAKKQKIETLMDYWSQLEEKIEACS; encoded by the coding sequence ATGCTTAACGTACATAATTTATCGGTTTCTTTTGCCGGTTCCGATTTGTTTTCGGGAATAACATTTAAGTTAAATAAAGGAGATAGAATTGGTTTAATTGGAAAAAATGGAGCAGGAAAATCTACTTTATTAAAAGTTATTTCTCAAGATATTGAAAGTTCTGGCGGAACAATGGCATTTGATAAAGATGTGCGCATTGGATTTTTACGTCAAGATATAGATTTTGAAGAAGGAAGAACTATTTTAGAAGAAGCGTATCAAGCTTTTGAAGAAATAAAACAAATTGAAGCAAAATTAGATCAAATTAATCTTGAATTAGCTGAAAGAACAGATTACGAAAGTGATTATTATCACGATTTAATGGTAGATATAAATGAATATACACACCGTTATGAACTGTTAGGAGGTTATAATTATAAAGGAAATACCGAAAAAATTCTACAAGGTTTAGGTTTTCAAAGAGAAGATTTTGATAAGTTAACAAGTACTTTTTCTGGTGGTTGGAGAATGCGTATAGAATTGGCTAAATTATTATTACAGAATAATGATATTTTATTACTGGATGAGCCAACAAACCATTTAGATATAGAATCTATTATTTGGTTAGAAAACTTCTTAAAAAACTACGCAGGTGCAATTGTATTGGTTTCGCATGATAAAATGTTTTTAGATAATGTAACTAACAGAACTATTGAAATTTCATTAGGTAAAATTTACGATTATAAAAAGCCATATTCTCAGTTTTTATTATTGCGTGGAGAGATTAAAGAAAAACAGTTGCAAGCGCAAAAGAATCAAGAAAAAGAAATTAAAGCAACACAATTATTAATAGATAAGTTTAGAGCCAAAGCTAATAAAGCTACTATGGCACAATCTTTAATAAAAAAACTGGATAAAGTTGAACGTATTGAAGTTGACAACGATGACAATGCTGTTATGAATGTGCGTTTTCAAATTTCAAAAGAACCAGGTAAAATTGTTGTTGAAGCAGAGGATTTATCTAAAAGTTATGGCGACAAACATGTATTGGAGAACGTAAATTTACTAATTGAAAGAAATAGTAAAATTGCATTTGTCGGTCAAAACGGACAAGGGAAATCTACTTTAGCAAAAATTTTGGTAGGAGAAATTGCTCATGGCGGACATTTAAAATTGGGGCATAATGTAGAAATTGGGTATTTTGCTCAAAATCAATCAGAGTATTTAGATCCAGAAAAAACGGTTTTAGAAATAATGGAAGATGCCGCTAATGATACTAACAGAATGCGTGTTAGAGATATGTTAGGGTCGTTTTTATTTGGAGGAGAAGCTGTTGATAAAAAAGCTAAAATGCTTTCGGGAGGTGAAAGAAATAGATTGGCACTTTGTAAATTATTACTTTCTCCATTCAACGTTTTAATAATGGATGAGCCTACAAACCATCTAGATATCGCTTCAAAAAATGTCTTAAAACAAGCGCTTCAAAATTTTGATGGTACATTAATTGTTGTTTCTCACGATAGAGATTTTTTACAAGGCTTAACAACAACTGTGTATGGTTTTAAAGATAAGGTAATTAAAGAATATTTAGGTGATATAGACTTTTTCTTAGAGCAACATCAAATAGAGAATTTAAGAGAAGCTGAAAAAAGAACAGTAGTTGAAAAAAAACCTAATAAAGTTAAAAAAGAAACTGTTCAATTATCTAGAGCAGAAGAGAAAGAATTAAAAAGATTAAAGAATAAACTGGCCAAAATTGAGGTTGAAATAGATACTTTAGAAAAAGAAATTTTAGAATTGGATGTTGCACTTGAAAAAGATTATGAAAGTAAAGCTGCTGAACCAGATTTTTTCGAAAATTATAAAGCTAAAAAACAAAAAATAGAAACTTTAATGGATTATTGGTCACAACTAGAAGAAAAAATTGAAGCGTGTTCTTAG
- a CDS encoding DUF983 domain-containing protein has protein sequence MFKKGSKLYSVLFNKCPRCHEGDFMEENNILKFKNAFKMKEHCSKCNLKYMMEPSFYYGAMYVTYALTVGISIITFIISTLVFKLSLLESFIPIVIVLILTSPFSLRFSRIIWINIFVHYDKKFTKTEQ, from the coding sequence ATGTTTAAAAAAGGATCTAAACTCTACAGTGTATTATTTAATAAATGCCCAAGATGCCATGAAGGTGATTTTATGGAAGAAAACAACATCTTAAAATTTAAAAATGCATTTAAAATGAAAGAACATTGTTCTAAATGTAATTTAAAATATATGATGGAGCCTTCATTTTATTATGGTGCAATGTATGTAACTTATGCGCTTACAGTAGGTATTTCTATAATTACATTTATTATTTCTACACTTGTTTTTAAGCTTAGCTTGTTAGAAAGTTTTATACCTATTGTTATTGTTTTAATTTTAACCTCTCCTTTTTCTTTACGTTTTTCTAGAATAATTTGGATTAATATTTTTGTGCATTACGATAAAAAATTTACAAAAACCGAGCAATAG
- a CDS encoding glucosaminidase domain-containing protein translates to MKVKYFLIGVLTISLLVSCKSKKKLAEKKVKTTHKEVVVKSSRDTDSKKVTVKSNTNSTIKNSTLEYIEQFKDAAMRDMRNYKIPASIKLAQGILESSSGNSLLTRRSNNHFGIKCHKGWEGDRTYHDDDEKGECFRVYKDPANSYRDHSLFLTSRSRYSKLFKLKPGDYVKWAKGLSEAGYATDRRYPAKLIAIIEKYDLHKYDTQVLGKSFEYPKNNRLQNHIVVKGDTLYSLSRRYGLTVADLKKLNSLKSNTISVGQTLIVSK, encoded by the coding sequence ATGAAGGTAAAATATTTTTTAATAGGAGTTTTAACAATCAGTTTATTAGTAAGTTGTAAATCTAAAAAAAAGCTCGCAGAAAAAAAGGTAAAAACTACTCATAAAGAGGTGGTAGTAAAATCTTCAAGAGATACCGATTCTAAAAAGGTAACTGTAAAATCGAATACCAATTCAACTATAAAAAATTCTACTTTAGAGTATATAGAGCAGTTTAAAGATGCTGCAATGAGAGATATGCGTAACTATAAAATTCCTGCAAGTATAAAATTAGCACAAGGTATTTTAGAGTCTTCAAGTGGAAATAGTCTATTAACAAGAAGGTCTAACAATCATTTCGGAATAAAATGCCATAAAGGTTGGGAAGGTGATAGAACCTATCACGATGATGATGAAAAAGGTGAATGTTTTAGAGTGTATAAAGATCCTGCAAATTCGTATAGAGACCATTCTTTATTTTTAACAAGTAGGTCTAGATATTCAAAATTATTTAAACTAAAACCAGGAGATTATGTTAAATGGGCAAAAGGTTTAAGTGAAGCTGGTTATGCTACAGATAGAAGGTATCCTGCAAAATTAATTGCTATAATAGAAAAATATGATTTACACAAATACGATACTCAAGTTTTAGGGAAGTCTTTTGAATATCCTAAAAATAATAGACTTCAAAATCATATTGTTGTTAAAGGAGATACATTGTATTCACTTTCAAGAAGGTATGGTTTAACCGTAGCTGATCTTAAAAAACTTAATAGTTTAAAATCTAATACTATAAGTGTTGGACAAACATTAATAGTTTCAAAATAA
- a CDS encoding UDP-glucose dehydrogenase family protein: MNIVVIGTGYVGLVSGTCFSEMGNKVTCVDIDTNKIENLKKSILPIFEPGLAPMVKKNIERNTLQFTTNLKEALVDAEIVFIAVGTPMGDDGSADLQYVLKVAENIGDLMQRNLVVVDKSTVPVGTADKVKETIQKQLDKRGIAIEFDMVSNPEFLKEGAAINDFMKPDRVVIGYEGATALEKMKQLYTPFCMSHERFIAMDIRSAEMTKYAANAMLATKISFMNEIANICEKVGADANQVRIGIGSDKRIGYSFIYPGCGYGGSCFPKDVKALKKIAEDHNYTPKLITSVEEVNDAQKLIISEKIVEKYGEDLTGKVFAVWGLAFKPGTDDMREAPAIYIIKELVKRGATIKAYDPKAMEEAQLFYLKGVENVAYLNSKYETLQKADAMLLLTEWKEFRSPDFEEIKKQLKTPVIFDGRNQYNVFNLEEKGFEYYQIGKRNN; the protein is encoded by the coding sequence ATGAATATAGTAGTAATAGGAACTGGATATGTAGGTTTAGTATCTGGTACTTGTTTTTCAGAAATGGGAAATAAAGTAACCTGTGTAGATATAGATACTAATAAAATTGAAAACTTAAAAAAATCAATTCTTCCAATTTTTGAACCTGGTTTAGCGCCAATGGTGAAAAAAAATATTGAGAGAAATACACTTCAGTTTACAACAAATCTAAAAGAAGCATTGGTAGATGCTGAAATAGTTTTTATAGCTGTTGGTACTCCAATGGGCGATGATGGATCTGCAGATTTGCAATATGTGCTAAAAGTAGCCGAAAATATTGGTGATCTTATGCAAAGAAACTTGGTAGTTGTAGATAAGTCAACTGTGCCAGTGGGTACGGCAGATAAAGTTAAAGAAACCATTCAAAAGCAACTTGATAAAAGAGGTATTGCTATTGAATTTGATATGGTTTCAAATCCTGAATTTTTAAAAGAAGGAGCTGCAATTAACGATTTTATGAAGCCAGATAGAGTGGTTATTGGTTATGAAGGAGCAACTGCTTTAGAAAAAATGAAGCAATTGTATACACCATTCTGTATGTCTCATGAACGTTTTATAGCAATGGATATTCGATCTGCAGAAATGACCAAATATGCGGCCAATGCTATGTTGGCAACAAAAATTTCATTTATGAATGAAATTGCTAATATTTGTGAAAAAGTAGGTGCAGATGCCAATCAGGTACGTATTGGAATTGGTTCAGATAAAAGAATTGGTTACAGTTTTATTTATCCTGGTTGTGGTTATGGAGGCTCTTGTTTTCCTAAAGATGTAAAAGCATTAAAAAAAATAGCTGAAGATCATAATTATACTCCTAAATTAATAACTTCTGTTGAAGAGGTTAATGATGCTCAAAAATTAATTATTTCTGAAAAAATAGTTGAAAAATACGGAGAAGATTTAACAGGGAAAGTGTTTGCAGTTTGGGGATTGGCTTTTAAACCAGGAACAGATGATATGCGAGAAGCTCCGGCAATTTATATTATAAAAGAATTGGTAAAAAGAGGTGCAACAATTAAGGCTTATGATCCAAAAGCGATGGAGGAAGCACAACTATTTTATTTAAAAGGAGTTGAAAATGTAGCTTATTTAAATTCTAAATACGAAACACTTCAAAAAGCAGATGCTATGTTGTTATTAACAGAATGGAAAGAATTTCGTTCACCAGATTTTGAAGAAATAAAAAAACAATTAAAAACACCTGTTATTTTTGATGGTAGAAATCAATATAATGTGTTTAATTTAGAAGAAAAAGGATTTGAATATTATCAAATAGGGAAACGAAACAACTAA
- a CDS encoding Gfo/Idh/MocA family protein has protein sequence MKNFALIGASGYIAPRHMKAIKETNNNLVAALDKFDSVGIIDSYFPNADFFTEFERFDRHISKLKYEQKTKLDYVSICTPNYLHDAHIRFALRQGADAICEKPLVLNPWNIDALAQIEKETGNKIYNILQLRVHPSIIALKEKIANGPKDKIYDVDLTYLTSRGHWYYTSWKGDVSKAGGIATNIGVHFFDMLSWIFGDLKQNTVHVNTHDRSAGYLEFEKARVRWFLSINYDVLPDEIKAKGQRTYRSITIEGEELEFSGGFTDLHTVSYEEILKGNGYGIEDPRQAIEIVHNIRHAEPIGAKGEFHPFVKKSLAKHPFEK, from the coding sequence ATGAAAAATTTCGCACTAATAGGAGCAAGTGGTTACATAGCTCCACGCCATATGAAAGCAATAAAAGAAACCAATAATAATTTAGTGGCTGCTTTAGATAAATTCGATAGTGTTGGTATTATAGATAGTTATTTTCCAAACGCAGACTTTTTTACAGAATTTGAGCGTTTCGATCGTCATATTTCAAAATTAAAATACGAACAAAAAACAAAACTAGATTATGTAAGTATTTGTACGCCAAATTATTTACACGATGCGCATATTCGTTTTGCATTACGACAAGGAGCTGATGCTATTTGTGAAAAACCTTTAGTTTTAAATCCTTGGAATATAGATGCATTAGCTCAAATAGAAAAAGAAACAGGTAATAAAATTTACAATATTTTACAATTAAGAGTACACCCTAGCATTATTGCTTTAAAAGAAAAAATTGCAAACGGACCAAAAGATAAAATCTACGATGTTGACTTAACGTATTTAACATCTCGCGGACATTGGTATTATACTTCTTGGAAAGGTGATGTTTCAAAAGCAGGAGGAATTGCAACCAATATTGGTGTGCATTTTTTTGATATGTTATCTTGGATTTTCGGCGACTTAAAACAAAATACCGTACATGTAAATACGCACGATAGATCTGCAGGATATTTAGAGTTTGAAAAAGCAAGAGTTCGCTGGTTTTTATCAATAAATTACGATGTTTTACCAGACGAAATTAAAGCAAAAGGGCAACGTACCTACAGATCAATTACTATTGAAGGTGAAGAACTTGAATTTAGTGGTGGATTTACAGATTTGCATACAGTTTCTTATGAAGAAATACTAAAAGGAAACGGTTATGGTATTGAAGATCCGCGCCAAGCCATTGAAATTGTTCATAATATTAGACATGCAGAACCAATTGGGGCAAAAGGAGAATTTCATCCATTTGTTAAAAAATCATTGGCAAAACATCCGTTTGAGAAGTAA
- a CDS encoding 1-aminocyclopropane-1-carboxylate deaminase/D-cysteine desulfhydrase: MFLEAKKSNIQQIYFSEIANSGVSLYIKREDQLHPFISGNKYRKLKYNLIEASKQQQKTLLTFGGAFSNHITAAAAAGFQFGFKTIGIIRGDELANDLEKVLQQNPTLKFASEHNMQFHFVSRSAYREKTSEVFIANLKQQFGDFYLVPEGGTNTFAVKGCEEILNDEDIIYNVICSSVGTGGTISGIINSTKKHQKTIGFPALKGDFLKHEIKKYVLTDKNWSLNTDYHFGGYAKVSEDLIHFINKFKSETGIPLDPVYTGKLLFGIVDLIKNDYFDAGTNILAIHTGGLQGIEGMNVYLKNKNLAEIV, from the coding sequence GTGTTCTTAGAAGCCAAAAAAAGTAACATACAACAAATTTATTTTTCTGAAATAGCAAATTCAGGTGTTTCATTATATATTAAGCGAGAAGATCAATTACATCCGTTTATTTCTGGAAATAAATATAGAAAATTAAAATACAATCTTATAGAAGCGTCTAAACAACAGCAAAAAACATTGTTGACTTTTGGAGGTGCTTTTTCTAATCATATAACGGCTGCTGCAGCTGCAGGATTTCAATTTGGTTTTAAAACAATTGGAATAATTAGAGGAGATGAACTGGCAAACGATTTAGAAAAAGTCTTGCAACAAAATCCTACGTTAAAGTTTGCTTCAGAACATAATATGCAGTTTCATTTTGTTTCTAGAAGTGCGTATAGAGAGAAAACTTCAGAAGTATTTATAGCTAATTTAAAACAACAATTTGGCGATTTTTATTTAGTTCCAGAAGGAGGAACTAATACATTTGCTGTAAAAGGATGTGAAGAAATTTTAAATGATGAAGATATTATTTATAATGTTATTTGTTCATCTGTTGGTACAGGAGGAACAATATCTGGAATTATAAACTCCACGAAAAAACATCAAAAAACTATTGGTTTTCCTGCTTTAAAAGGAGATTTTCTTAAACATGAAATTAAAAAATATGTACTAACTGATAAAAATTGGAGTTTAAATACAGATTATCATTTTGGTGGTTATGCTAAGGTTTCAGAAGATTTAATTCATTTTATTAATAAATTTAAAAGTGAAACAGGCATTCCTTTAGATCCAGTTTATACGGGTAAACTGTTATTTGGAATTGTAGATTTAATAAAAAATGATTATTTTGATGCTGGAACTAATATTTTAGCAATTCATACCGGAGGTTTACAAGGAATTGAAGGAATGAATGTATATTTGAAAAATAAAAATTTAGCAGAAATAGTATAG
- a CDS encoding NAD(P)/FAD-dependent oxidoreductase has translation MQVDYIIVGLGLAGLAFSKELEKHNKSFVIFEDNSQNSSIVAGGMYNPVILKRFTPVWDAINQLEIAIPFYKDLEKEFKSKYHYSVNIYRIFKSIEEQNNWFIASDKPLLSNYMEPKIIHEKHFGISADFGFGKLKNTGRIDTKLLLEDYRSSLANKKRLINESFKYNNLKIEANSIEYNGIKASKIVCCDGFGLKQNPFFSYLPMQEAKGELLIIHAPDLSINFLVKAAVFVLPLGNNYYKVGATFNWKDTTQKSTEAGKEELVTKLKTCINVPFEVVDHIAGIRPTVKDRRPLIGAHPKYSNLAILNGLGTRGVMIAPKAAKLLYKHLECNETLDKEFSIARFL, from the coding sequence ATGCAAGTAGATTATATAATAGTTGGTTTGGGTTTAGCCGGATTGGCTTTTTCAAAAGAATTAGAAAAACATAATAAATCGTTTGTGATTTTTGAAGATAACTCTCAAAACTCGTCAATAGTTGCTGGTGGAATGTATAATCCAGTAATTTTAAAACGATTTACACCTGTTTGGGATGCTATAAATCAACTTGAAATTGCAATACCTTTTTATAAAGATTTAGAAAAAGAATTCAAATCAAAATACCATTATTCCGTTAATATTTATCGAATATTTAAGTCGATAGAAGAGCAAAATAATTGGTTTATTGCAAGTGATAAACCATTGCTTTCAAATTATATGGAACCTAAAATTATTCACGAAAAACACTTTGGTATTAGTGCAGATTTTGGCTTCGGAAAACTTAAAAATACAGGTAGAATTGACACAAAATTATTGTTAGAAGATTACAGAAGTTCTTTAGCAAATAAAAAACGACTTATAAATGAAAGTTTTAAATACAATAATTTAAAAATTGAAGCTAATTCTATTGAATATAATGGAATAAAAGCTTCAAAAATTGTGTGTTGTGATGGTTTTGGATTAAAACAGAATCCATTTTTTAGTTATTTGCCAATGCAAGAAGCAAAAGGCGAATTGCTAATAATACATGCGCCTGATTTATCAATCAATTTTTTAGTAAAAGCAGCAGTATTTGTACTTCCTTTAGGAAATAATTATTATAAAGTAGGAGCCACTTTTAATTGGAAAGATACCACTCAAAAGTCTACAGAAGCAGGTAAGGAAGAGTTGGTAACAAAATTAAAAACGTGTATAAACGTGCCTTTTGAAGTAGTTGACCATATTGCTGGTATTAGGCCAACTGTAAAAGATAGAAGACCTTTGATTGGTGCACATCCAAAATATTCTAATTTGGCAATTTTAAATGGTTTAGGGACGCGTGGTGTTATGATTGCGCCAAAAGCAGCTAAATTATTATACAAGCATTTAGAATGTAATGAAACCCTAGATAAAGAATTTTCTATTGCTCGGTTTTTGTAA